Proteins from one Grus americana isolate bGruAme1 chromosome 32 unlocalized genomic scaffold, bGruAme1.mat SUPER_32_unloc_6, whole genome shotgun sequence genomic window:
- the LOC129200134 gene encoding killer cell lectin-like receptor subfamily B member 1A gives MAGEIIYADLDVGPAKRCREQHSLPQPDRSGCPQRYRTALWASCLGNLLLGVAVLAMGLWLSVFHQQLGNSGSHRNVSGNVGDGNTTLEKGCLELRKSLCLSQLQEGEGCKLCPTGWMLHGSKCYWVTDMIKSWSKSQDDCRNRGAELVMPGDQEELAFLNKILQKPKRYFWIGLSIPSAGKGWTWLNGSRLDQSRFPLSPWDEGRRCGVLRGDRIISENCSSGLQGICQKEATQL, from the exons ATGGCTGGGGAAATTATTTATGCTGACCTGGATGTTGGTCCCGCAAAACGCTGCAGGGAACAGCATTCACTTCCTCAGCCCGACA GATCGGGCTGTCCCCAGCGGTACCGAACTGCTCTCTGGGCCAGCTGTCTCGGAAACCTCCTCCTCGGAGTGGCGGTGTTAGCGATGGGACTTTGGC TTTCAGTTTTCCACCAGCAGTTGGGGAACTCAGGAAGCCACAGAAACGTGAGCGGGAACGTAGGAGATGGCAACACCACCCTGGAGAAAGGCTGCTTGGAGCTGAGGAAAAGTCTCTGCTTGTCACAGTTGCAAG AGGGTGAGGGGTGCAAGCTCTGCCCCACGGGCTGGATGCTGCACGGGAGCAAGTGTTACTGGGTTACCGACATGATCAAGTCGTGGAGCAAGAGCCAGGACGACTGCAGGAATCGGGGGGCCGAGCTGGTGATGCCGGGGGACCAGGAAGAGCTG GCTTTCCTAAACAAAATCCTGCAGAAACCCAAACGCTACTTCTGGATCGGCCTCTCCATCCCCTCCGCCGGGAAGGGCTGGACCTGGCTGAACGGCTCCCGCCTGGACCAGAGCCG GTTCCCGTTGAGCCCCTGGGATGAAGGCAGAAGGTgcggggtgctgaggggggacAGGATCATCTCCGAAAACTGCAGCTCGGGATTGCAGGGGATCTGCCAGAAAGAAGCCACCCAGCTCTGA
- the LOC129200135 gene encoding C-type lectin domain family 2 member B-like encodes MAEEPRAFPYSQPPPHTHTSPSVWQLSCCRLSPGVPSCVPWAARVGDGRDARAVPALGQRRPHCEWLFPPAGRCCALPPAYGLVVAVLVAVLVAVILALAIALAVQSAGRREGHLAPVLGCPDNWVGYRDVCYYLSTEEGSWVWSQERCSSHGASLAVLQREWEMEFLSRLKGKDDFWLGLRRQGERLEWVDGSSFTQTILVRGQGACLYLNDNALVSTSCSQQRPYMCSKHYAQR; translated from the exons ATGGCGGAAGAGCCAAGAGCCTTTCCCTACAGC cagccccccccccacacacacacatctccatctgtctggcagctctcctgctgcaggctgtcccctggGGTTCCCTCCTGCGTTCCCTGGGCAGCTCGTGTTGGGGACGGCAGGGATGCGAGGGCCGTGCCTGCTCTGGGACAGCGCCGTCCTCACTGCGAGtggctttttcctcctgcaggcaggTGCTGCGCTCTCCCTCCAGCGTATGGCCTGGTGGTGGCTGTGCTCGTGGCTGTGCTCGTGGCTGTGATCCTGGCTTTGGCCATTGCTCTTGCTGTACAGTCGG CAGGCAGACGTGAAGGTCATCTAGCTCCGGTGCTGGGTTGTCCTGACAACTGGGTTGGGTACCGCGACGTCTGCTACTACCTCTCGACGGAGGAGGGGAGCTGGGTGTGGAGCCAGGAGCGGTGCTCCTCACACGGGGCCTCGCTGGCTGTGCTCCAGAGGGAGTGGGAAATG GAGTTTCTCTCGCGCCTCAAAGGCAAAGATGATTTCTGGCTTGGGCTGCGGAGACAGGGCGAACGCCTGGAGTGGGTGGATGGCAGCAGCTTCACCCAGAC GATCCTGGTGCGGGGCCAAGGAGCGTGTCTGTATTTGAATGACAATGCTTTAGTGAGTACAAGCTGCTCACAGCAACGGCCATATATGTGCAGCAAGCACTATGCTCAGAGGTGA
- the LOC129200137 gene encoding uncharacterized protein LOC129200137 produces MAGEIIYADLDVGPAKRCREQHSLPQPDRSGCPQRYRTALWASCLGNLLLGVAVLAMGLWLSVFHQQLGNSGSHRNVSGNVGDGNTTLEKGCLELRKSLCLSQLQEGEGCKLCPTGWMLHGSKCYWVTDMIKSWSKSQDDCRNRGAELVMPGDQEELAFLNKILQKPKRYFWIGLSIPSAGKGWTWLNGSRLDQSRFPLSPWDEGRRCGVLRGDRIHLRKLQLGIAGDLPERSHPALSRGGHKLVCGRERRSGTGHDQALEVPGHRGERTHRRALGRCCALPPAYGLVVAVLVAVILALAIALAVQSAGRREGHLAPVLGCPDNWVGYRNVCYYLSTEEGSWVWSQEQCSSRGASLAVLQREWEMEFLSRLKGKDDFWLGLRRQGERLEWVDGSSFTQMILVRGQGACLYLNDNALVSSSCSQQRPYMCSKHYAQSDREDLLVLSTHSFTSSASAGRDWPVTPAFVR; encoded by the exons ATGGCTGGGGAAATTATTTATGCTGACCTGGATGTTGGTCCCGCAAAACGCTGCAGGGAACAGCATTCACTTCCTCAGCCCGACA GATCGGGCTGTCCCCAGCGGTACCGAACTGCTCTCTGGGCCAGCTGTCTCGGAAACCTCCTCCTCGGAGTGGCGGTGTTAGCGATGGGACTTTGGC TTTCAGTTTTCCACCAGCAGTTGGGGAACTCAGGAAGCCACAGAAACGTGAGCGGGAACGTAGGAGATGGCAACACCACCCTGGAGAAAGGCTGCTTGGAGCTGAGGAAAAGTCTCTGCTTGTCACAGTTGCAAG AGGGTGAGGGGTGCAAGCTCTGCCCCACGGGCTGGATGCTGCACGGGAGCAAGTGTTACTGGGTTACCGACATGATCAAGTCGTGGAGCAAGAGCCAGGACGACTGCAGGAATCGGGGGGCCGAGCTGGTGATGCCGGGGGACCAGGAAGAGCTG GCTTTCCTAAACAAAATCCTGCAGAAACCCAAACGCTACTTCTGGATCGGCCTCTCCATCCCCTCCGCCGGGAAGGGCTGGACCTGGCTGAACGGCTCCCGCCTGGACCAGAGCCG GTTCCCGTTGAGCCCCTGGGATGAAGGCAGAAGGTgcggggtgctgaggggggacAGGATTCATCTCCGAAAACTGCAGCTCGGGATTGCAGGGGATCTGCCAGAAAGAAGCCACCCAGCTCTGAGCCGGGGGGGCCACAAGCTGGTCTGTGGCCGGGAGAGACGCTCGGGGACGGGCCACGATCAGGCCCTCG AGGTGCCTGGGCATAGAGGCGAAAGGACACACAGAAGAGCTCTGG gcaggTGCTGCGCTCTCCCTCCAGCGTATGGCCTGGTGGTGGCTGTGCTCGTGGCTGTGATCCTGGCTTTGGCCATTGCTCTTGCTGTACAGTCGG CAGGCAGACGTGAAGGTCATCTAGCTCCGGTGCTGGGTTGTCCTGACAACTGGGTTGGGTACCGCAACGTCTGCTACTACCTCTCGACGGAGGAGGGGAGCTGGgtgtggagccaggagcagTGCTCCTCACGTGGGGCCTCGCTGGCTGTGCTCCAGAGGGAGTGGGAAATG GAGTTTCTCTCGCGCCTCAAAGGCAAAGATGATTTCTGGCTTGGGCTGCGGAGACAGGGCGAGCGCCTGGAGTGGGTGGATGGCAGCAGCTTCACCCAGAT GATCCTGGTGCGGGGCCAAGGAGCGTGTCTGTATTTGAATGACAATGCTTTAGTGAGTTCAAGCTGCTCACAGCAACGGCCATATATGTGCAGCAAGCACTATGCTCAGAGTGACAGAGAAGACCTTCTCGTGCTGAGCACTCACAGCTTCACCTCGTCCGCCAGCGCAGGCAGGGACTGGCCAG TCACACCCGCTTTTGTGCGGTAG